ACATTTGACTTTTGCAGAGTCCAAAGCGGCGCCAACAGCATTTCCCTTGGTGCTTCAGCGGTCAGTCTCTGAATGACGACATCGGGCGGAATTCGTTCGAGAAAATCGCATACTTTGGCGGCATATTCTTCAAGAGCGATTTCCTGCAGCAGGCCGTTTTGATACATCTCTCCAACCGGTGTTTCCTTCAAAATCAGCAAGGGATGGATTTTTGCCTCATGGGAACCCACGCGTGCGATGAGTCGGGCGCATTCATGAACATCCTGCATCGTCTCTTCCGGCAGACCGAAAATGAGGTGGGTACAAATTCTGGCGTCGACCGACCGCAAAGCGTCGACGGCTTTAACATAATCCTCGACTGTATGTCCGCGATGAATTTTGTCAAGAATATCCTCATTTGCGGACTGAAGGCCGATTTCGATCCAGAGGCGGGTCTTCTGCGCCAATTCTTTCAGCAGGTCGATGATATCCGGGCGAATGCAGTCCGGCCGAGTCGCAATCGACAATCCGATGACTCCTTCGAACTCGAGAGCAGAGAAAAAGAGAGGGCGGAGTTTTTCTGCAGGAGCAAAAGTATTCGTTCCGGCTTGGAAGTAAG
The DNA window shown above is from candidate division KSB1 bacterium and carries:
- a CDS encoding TIGR01212 family radical SAM protein (This family includes YhcC from E. coli K-12, an uncharacterized radical SAM protein.); amino-acid sequence: MSKRYNSFNDYLQRKFNTKVWKVCLDAALPCPNKIGDGRGCLFCRNESFAPQYGSSLTIPEQLALGIAKAKQRGISRYIAYFQAGTNTFAPAEKLRPLFFSALEFEGVIGLSIATRPDCIRPDIIDLLKELAQKTRLWIEIGLQSANEDILDKIHRGHTVEDYVKAVDALRSVDARICTHLIFGLPEETMQDVHECARLIARVGSHEAKIHPLLILKETPVGEMYQNGLLQEIALEEYAAKVCDFLERIPPDVVIQRLTAEAPREMLLAPLWTLQKSNVLNAIEKEFAKRGSRQSALYR